In Pseudophryne corroboree isolate aPseCor3 chromosome 3, aPseCor3.hap2, whole genome shotgun sequence, a genomic segment contains:
- the LOC135055580 gene encoding keratin, type I cytoskeletal 47 kDa-like, translating into MANRSVRGSSYQTSSSGGYGGSSYGGNSGGGFGSGFAASGYGGGSSSGYSLGSAGLGGGGFGGYGGGSGGGFSLGSAVGFGGGGSSGFGGSAGSEKQTMQNLNDRLASYLDKVRALEASNNDLEIKIREWYEKQTSAHGTATGKDYSKYYETINDLRSKILAATIENSRVVLQIDNARLAADDFRLKYENELALRQSVEADINGLRRVLDELTLSRADLEIQIESLSEELAFMKKNHEEEVGIAKSSAAGQVNVEMDAAPGIDLTKLLNDMRADYEALAEKNRREAEAWFAQKSGEIKQEITAGVEQVNTSKSEISDLRRTLQGLEIELQSQLAMKKSLEETLGETEGRYGQQLQQLQNHISGLEEQLIQIRSDTERQSQEYRELLDIKTRLEQEIETYRILLEGDLSLLGFGSSSSSSANVAVKSSSSSSSAQITQSQTSSVDSKKDPNRTRKVKTIVEEVVDGKVVSSRVEEVEEKVN; encoded by the exons ATGGCTAATCGCTCTGTTAGAGGTTCATCCTATCAAACATCAAGTTCAGGagggtatgggggtagcagctatgGAGGAAACTCAGGTGGTGGCTTTGGAAGTGGTTTTGCTGCTAGCGGCTACGGTGGTGGATCCAGTAGTGGGTATTCCTTAGGCTCTGCTGGTTTAGGTGGGGGTGGATTTGGGGGCTATGGTGGTGGATCCGGTGGTGGGTTTTCCTTAGGTTCTGCTGTTGGTTTTGGTGGAGGTGGATCTAGTGGCTTTGGTGGCTCTGCTGGAAGTGAGAAGCAGACAATGCAAAACCTCAATGACCGTCTAGCCTCTTACCTGGATAAAGTGAGAGCACTGGAGGCTTCCAATAATGACCTGGAAATTAAGATCAGAGAATGGTATGAAAAACAAACTAGTGCTCATGGAACTGCCACAGGCAAAGATTACAGCAAATACTATGAGACCATCAATGACTTGAGAAGCAAG ATCCTGGCTGCCACTATTGAAAACTCTAGAGTTGTTCTGCAAATTGACAATGCCAGACTGGCTGCTGATGACTTCAGACTGAA GTATGAGAATGAACTGGCTCTCCGCCAGAGCGTGGAAGCTGACATCAATGGCCTCCGCAGAGTCCTTGATGAACTGACCCTGTCTAGAGCAGACCTGGAGATCCAGATTGAGAGCTTGTCTGAAGAGCTAGCCTTCATGAAGAAGAACCATGAGGAG GAGGTGGGCATTGCAAAGAGCAGTGCTGCTGGCCAAGTTAACGTAGAAATGGATGCTGCCCCAGGTATCGATCTCACAAAGCTTCTGAATGACATGAGAGCAGATTATGAAGCATTGGCTGAGAAGAACCGTAGAGAAGCCGAGGCATGGTTCGCCCAAAAG AGTGGTGAGATAAAGCAGGAGATCACAGCTGGCGTGGAACAAGTGAATACAAGCAAGAGTGAAATCTCTGACCTCAGACGTACCCTCCAAGGCTTAGAGATTGAGCTCCAATCTCAACTAGCAATG AAAAAATCCCTTGAAGAAACACTGGGTGAGACAGAAGGCCGCTATGGACAACAACTTCAGCAGTTACAGAATCACATCAGCGGGCTAGAAGAACAGCTCATACAGATCAGATCAGATACGGAACGCCAGAGCCAGGAATATAGAGAGCTTCTTGATATTAAGACCAGACTAGAGCAGGAAATTGAAACCTATCGTATCCTGTTGGAGGGAGATTTAAG TCTACTGGGTTTCggttcaagttcaagttcaagtGCAAACGTAGCCGTCAaatcatcttcatcttcatcatccGCACAGATTACCCAATCACAGACATCTTCTGTAGACTCTAAAAAAG ATCCAAACAGAACCAGAAAAGTTAAGACCATTGTTGAAGAAGTTGTGGATGGAAAGGTTGTCTCATCAAGGGTTGAAGAGGTTGAAGAAAAGGTCAATTAA